Genomic DNA from Candidatus Obscuribacterales bacterium:
GCGGAGTGCCGGGGTCAAGGACCAACCCAGGGATCTCTGCCAGCATCCCGGCCAGGCGCTTAGCCCGGGCGTGATCTTCAGCCAGGCGATCGATCATGGAATCAAGAGCTACCAAACCAGCCGCAGCCAGCACTCCTACCTGACGCATGCCGCCCCCTAACTGCTTGCGGACGCGGTGGGCGCGGGCGATAAAGTCGGGGGAACCGCACAAGAGCGATCCAACCGGTGCGCACAGCCCTTT
This window encodes:
- a CDS encoding beta-eliminating lyase-related protein, producing KGLCAPVGSLLCGSPDFIARAHRVRKQLGGGMRQVGVLAAAGLVALDSMIDRLAEDHARAKRLAGMLAEIPGLVLDPGTPQTNMIFCCLQDDLPLTASQVAQQMETQGVKVGVAGSRRFRLVTHYWIGDEDILKAGQAFKMVLNSVNLTV